AGGTCAGATGCCGGCCGCAGCTCGCAGGCCCGGGCGCCATGGGCGGCCCGATTCATCCCCGATCACTGCCATCAGCCAACGGCCTGATAGCGCGCCTGTATGCGTCCTCGAGGGCTTGGAGCTTGGCCAGCTCCGCCCCCATGGACCAGACCCTGTCGGCGAACTCCTTCATGGGCATCACAGGGAACTTCGGGTCGCCGGTCGCCGCCGAGAGGACGAGGTCGAAGTCCCCCCTGGCCTGGCCCTCGAGCGAAACGGTCTCCTGCAGCTTCTGCTCGAGCCTCGCTCGGACCGCCCCGGCGGCAGCCGCGAGCCCTGCGTAGCTCGGGGCAGACCTGTCGGTCTCTTTCAGGATCGCCGCTACCCTCTCTGCTTCGGCCATCAGGGGGGTCTGCGCCTGGGGCTCGGCATAAGGTATGCTGGGGCCGAGGGCGAGAGTGAGGCTCTGCGCGCTGCTCACTACAGTGAGCTTCCCCCCCGAGCGCGTGGCCAGCGCCTCGAAGACCTTCCTATCGCTCACCTTCCCTATGGCGACCACGTCCACTATGGCCCTGCGGCCGAGCTTCTGGTCGATCATGGCCTCGGGTTTAGGCCCCACGTTGGATCTGTCGTCGGTGACGAGTATCAGCTTCTTGATCCTCTTCCTCGGCCCGTCGGGCGCCTCGTGGAGCATGTCGA
The sequence above is drawn from the Nitrososphaerota archaeon genome and encodes:
- a CDS encoding VWA domain-containing protein, producing MWDVLYAVDASTSMAEEAKPPAGASYVKIQAVKEGIQQTVKGFLFPFGCRVGVIGFRAPTKALGMMIDSGKEMTQRVLPLTSISELHARPELLRDSLDGMNVGGATPTGEGLRAAVDMLHEAPDGPRKRIKKLILVTDDRSNVGPKPEAMIDQKLGRRAIVDVVAIGKVSDRKVFEALATRSGGKLTVVSSAQSLTLALGPSIPYAEPQAQTPLMAEAERVAAILKETDRSAPSYAGLAAAAGAVRARLEQKLQETVSLEGQARGDFDLVLSAATGDPKFPVMPMKEFADRVWSMGAELAKLQALEDAYRRAIRPLADGSDRG